The Calditrichota bacterium genome has a window encoding:
- a CDS encoding glycosyltransferase family 2 protein, translating into MSAADQPAVGAVVVAHNSIRDIGECLTSLEAQSHPIRTIVVVDNGSMDGTADLVERDYQSILLIRTTNIGFAAGNNLGIRHLSADWILTLNPDAKLAPDWIRHLLDFAADHPRAGALGGVLLRWDDAGDEVVDSTGIEIFASRRVRDRHFGALRSGLPNEPGRVFGICAAAALYRRETLEETAVPDGIFPERFFSYYEDADLAWRIWRHNREAWFVPTAVGWHRRGGSSSSSHFSRYLTHRNRYYLIARNDRWRDIFPHIGPILLHELVMLLRMIRHPLLIKAVVEVLASAKILTRERREFLPEVSPPFQRGIGFSATSWQSAILARQKNHRLR; encoded by the coding sequence ATGAGCGCGGCGGACCAGCCAGCGGTCGGCGCGGTCGTCGTAGCCCACAACAGCATTCGTGACATCGGCGAATGCCTGACGTCGCTTGAAGCCCAGTCGCACCCGATTCGGACCATCGTCGTCGTCGATAACGGCTCGATGGACGGCACGGCCGACCTTGTGGAACGCGATTATCAGAGCATTTTGCTCATCCGGACGACAAATATCGGCTTTGCCGCGGGTAACAACCTCGGCATCCGGCACCTTTCAGCGGACTGGATCCTGACTCTTAATCCCGACGCGAAACTGGCACCGGATTGGATTCGGCACCTGCTTGATTTTGCTGCAGATCATCCGCGCGCGGGCGCCTTGGGGGGAGTTCTCCTTAGATGGGACGATGCCGGCGATGAGGTCGTGGACTCAACCGGGATTGAGATCTTTGCGAGCCGGCGGGTGCGGGATCGCCACTTCGGAGCGCTTCGTTCAGGGCTGCCAAACGAACCGGGGCGGGTCTTCGGCATCTGTGCAGCTGCTGCGCTCTACCGTCGTGAGACACTTGAAGAAACGGCCGTCCCGGACGGCATCTTCCCGGAACGGTTCTTCAGTTACTACGAAGATGCCGATCTGGCCTGGCGTATCTGGAGGCATAACCGGGAGGCGTGGTTCGTTCCGACGGCGGTAGGATGGCACCGGCGAGGCGGGTCGTCGTCATCGTCGCACTTCTCGCGCTACCTGACGCACCGCAACCGCTACTACCTCATCGCCCGGAACGACCGGTGGCGGGACATCTTCCCGCATATTGGGCCGATCCTATTGCACGAGTTGGTGATGCTGCTAAGAATGATAAGGCACCCGTTACTAATTAAGGCCGTTGTCGAAGTTCTTGCCAGCGCCAAAATACTCACACGGGAGAGGCGTGAGTTCCTACCGGAAGTTAGTCCCCCTTTTCAGCGCGGCATCGGATTCAGTGCGACGTCCTGGCAATCCGCCATTTTGGCGCGTCAAAAAAATCACCGGCTTCGGTGA
- a CDS encoding PilT/PilU family type 4a pilus ATPase — MHVQLEAYLFDQILHAAVEVGTSDIHIKVGQPFMVRSRGEMVAGTDEPLEGEDVERIVRRVLEQSASPVALQHLSQLEMLTDFDTSFSLSGTGRFRVNIARQRGTLTLTMRVIPDSIRSIDDLLLPEVLKEIAAEPRGMVLITGTTGSGKSTTLAALLNQINNNFRRKIVTIEDPIEFLLRDNMSYITQREVGNDTGTFSAALRASLRQDPDVIMVGELRDRETVEIGLKAAETGHSVFSTLHTSDAEGTIIRILGVFDPGEQPGLRLRLSETIRAIISQRLVPRSDREGRIAALEVMRMTGAIQERIATADSRGFTDLIEQGANPYRMQTFDQHLTALYKQEIITFETGMEFATSPTNFKRNLMFESR; from the coding sequence ATCCACGTTCAGTTGGAAGCCTATCTTTTCGATCAGATCCTCCACGCCGCCGTCGAGGTCGGCACATCGGATATTCATATCAAGGTCGGCCAGCCCTTTATGGTGCGGTCGCGGGGCGAGATGGTGGCCGGCACCGACGAGCCGCTCGAAGGCGAAGACGTGGAGCGGATTGTCCGGCGGGTGCTCGAACAATCAGCCAGCCCGGTCGCGCTCCAGCACCTCTCGCAACTTGAGATGCTGACCGACTTCGACACTTCGTTCTCGCTGTCGGGAACGGGGCGTTTCCGGGTCAACATTGCCCGCCAGCGTGGGACGCTCACCCTTACGATGCGGGTCATTCCGGACAGCATTCGCTCGATCGACGACCTCCTCTTACCAGAGGTTTTAAAGGAGATCGCCGCCGAGCCGCGCGGGATGGTGCTGATTACCGGGACGACCGGCAGTGGCAAGTCCACCACCCTCGCGGCGCTGCTCAATCAAATCAACAACAACTTCCGGCGCAAGATCGTTACGATCGAGGATCCGATCGAGTTCCTCCTGCGCGACAATATGTCCTACATTACCCAGCGCGAGGTCGGCAACGACACCGGCACCTTTAGTGCGGCGCTGCGGGCATCGCTTCGGCAGGATCCGGACGTCATCATGGTCGGCGAACTTCGCGACCGGGAGACGGTCGAGATTGGGCTTAAGGCAGCCGAAACCGGGCACTCGGTCTTCAGCACTCTCCACACTTCCGATGCCGAGGGGACGATCATTCGCATTCTTGGCGTCTTCGATCCAGGCGAGCAGCCGGGGCTTAGGCTGCGCCTTTCGGAGACGATCCGGGCGATCATATCCCAGCGGCTCGTTCCCCGCTCGGACCGGGAAGGCCGGATTGCAGCGCTCGAGGTGATGCGTATGACCGGGGCTATCCAGGAGCGGATCGCGACTGCGGACAGCCGCGGCTTCACCGACCTGATCGAGCAGGGCGCCAACCCCTACCGGATGCAGACCTTCGACCAGCACCTGACAGCCCTCTACAAACAGGAGATCATCACCTTTGAGACCGGGATGGAGTTCGCGACCAGCCCGACCAATTTCAAGAGGAACCTGATGTTCGAGAGCCGGTAG